From a single Equus asinus isolate D_3611 breed Donkey chromosome 2, EquAss-T2T_v2, whole genome shotgun sequence genomic region:
- the MMRN2 gene encoding multimerin-2, with protein sequence MILMLLLCLGGPLSWGLLGACAQALSSRSSDSRSPRPPGVWRAEAEDTGRDPTGRNWCSYQKSRLVTFIAACKTEKFLVHSQQPCPQGAPDCQRVKVMYRVAHKPLYQVKQKVLVSTEWRCCPGFAGPDCQHHDPTGVPEPADPGDGLQEPWDNPHGLEPGAPAAEISNTVVEQEGLLGDLQNDIHEVADSLPGPWKSLEGNFTAATTEANQTELEFSGTSLEHVLPSHIDAFLQVHFSPVWRSLNQSLHSLSQAIRNLSLDVEANRQAIKRVQESAVARADFQELGAKFETKVQENAQRVAQLRLDVEDRLHAQHQSLQHSLSEVQADVDTKVKRLLKAQESLGANGSLVVAAAGAGARPEPESLQARLGQLQRNLSALHVAAGRREEELQSTLADMRATLARHVDEIKELYSESDETFDQISKVERQVEELQVNHTALRELRVILMERSLIMEENKEEMERQLLELNLTLQHLQGGHADLIKYVRDCNCQKLSFDLDVIREGQRDTTRALEETQVSLDERRRLDGSSLEALSSAVAAVSRAQEEQREEAERARADAARLRSQLRTLGGEASALRAAEAEMRGELGRLHGSFAALLEDALRHEAVLAALFGEEALEEMSEAAPGPLPLSYEQIRVGLRDAASGLQEQALGWDALAARVDALEQAARRPEPGEAAELARELQRLGPAVQQAARCCEASWAASLNGSVEGLQGALAATERGLEQHERLFHSLFGNFQGLVAANVSLDLGKLQAMLSRKEKKQRKGLEASRRRDRKQADAQVQGPVLWEAGSPVAFYASLSEGTAALQTVKFNATYVNTGGSYFAEHGYFRAPERGVYFFAVSIEFGPGPGAGQLVFGGHHRTPVCTSAEQRDGGTATTFAMAELQKGERVWFEVTQGSVIKRSPSGTAFGGFLMFKT encoded by the exons ATGATCCTGATGCTGCTGCTGTGCCTGGGCGGGCCCCTCAgctgggggctgctgggggccTGTGCCCAGGCCCTCAGTAGCAGGTCCTCTGATTCACGCAGCCCCAGGCCACCTGGGGTCTGGAGGGCAGAGGCTGAGGACACCGGCAGGGACCCCACCGGACG TAACTGGTGCTCCTACCAGAAGTCCAGGCTGGTCACCTTCATAGCCGCTTGCAAAACAGAGAAATTCCTTGTCCACTCACAGCAGCCATGTCCACAGGGGGCTCCGGACTGCCAGAGAGTCAAAGTCAT GTACCGTGTGGCCCACAAGCCGCTGTACCAGGTCAAGCAGAAGGTGCTGGTCTCCACGGAATGGAGGTGCTGCCCGGGCTTTGCAGGTCCCGACTGCCAGCACCACG ATCCTACTGGGGTCCCTGAGCCTGCAGACCCAGGTGACGGCCTCCAGGAGCCTTGGGACAACCCACACGGCTTGGAACCTG GCGCCCCTGCAGCAGAGATCAGCAACACCGTGGTGGAGCAGGAAGGCCTGCTGGGAGATCTCCAGAATGACATTCACGAGGTGGCGGACAGCCTTCCTGGCCCGTGGAAGTCCTTGGAAGGCAACTTCACAGCAGCAACGACTGAGGCCAATCAAACGGAGCTTG AGTTTTCTGGCACATCCCTGGAGCACGTGCTGCCGTCTCACATTGATGCCTTCCTGCAAGTGCATTTCAGCCCCGTCTGGAGGAGCCTGAACCAAAGCCTGCACAGCCTGTCCCAGGCCATCAGAAACCTATCTCTGGATGTGGAGGCCAACCGCCAGGCCATCAAGAGGGTCCAGGAGAGCGCTGTGGCCAGGGCTGACTTCCAAGAGCTTGGGGCCAAATTTGAGACCAAGGTCCAGGAGAATGCCCAGAGGGTGGCCCAGCTGCGGCTGGACGTGGAGGACCGCCTGCACGCCCAGCACCAGTCCCTGCAGCACTCCCTCTCCGAGGTCCAGGCCGATGTGGACACTAAGGTGAAGAGGCTCCTTAAGGCCCAGGAGTCCCTGGGGGCCAATGGCAGCCTGGTGGTGGCAGCTGCAGGGGCAGGGGCGAGGCCGGAGCCCGAGAGCCTGcaggccaggctgggccagcTGCAGAGAAACCTCTCGGCGCTGCACGTGGCAGCTGGACGCAGGGAAGAGGAGTTACAAAGCACCCTGGCCGATATGCGGGCGACGCTGGCCCGGCACGTGGATGAGATCAAGGAGCTGTACTCGGAATCCGACGAGACCTTCGATCAGATCAGCAAGGTGGAGCGGCAGGTGGAGGAGCTGCAGGTGAACCACACGGCGCTGCGCGAGCTGCGCGTGATCCTGATGGAGAGGTCGCTGATCATGGAGGAGAACAAAGAGGAGATGGAGCGGCAGCTCCTGGAGCTCAACCTCACCCTCCAGCACCTGCAGGGCGGCCACGCCGACCTCATCAAGTACGTCCGCGACTGCAACTGCCAGAAGCTCTCCTTCGACCTGGACGTGATCCGGGAAGGCCAGAGGGACACCACGCGGGCCCTGGAGGAGACGCAGGTGAGCCTGGACGAGCGGCGGCGGCTGGACGGCTCGTCGCTGGAGgcgctgagcagcgcggtggcgGCCGTGTCGCGGGCGCAGGAGGAGCAGCGGGAGGAGGCGGAGCGCGCGCGGGCGGACGCGGCGCGGCTGCGGAGCCAGCTGCGGACGCTGGGCGGCGAGGCGAGCGCGCTGCGGGCCGCCGAGGCGGAGATGCGCGGCGAGCTGGGCCGGCTGCACGGCTCCTTCGCGGCCCTGCTGGAAGACGCGCTGCGGCACGAGGCCGTGCTGGCCGCCCTCTTCGGGGAGGAGGCGCTGGAGGAGATGTCCGAGGCGGCGCCGGGGCCGCTGCCGCTGAGCTACGAGCAGATCCGCGTTGGCCTGCGGGACGCCGCCAGCGGGCTGCAGGAGCAGGCGCTCGGCTGGGACGCGCTGGCCGCGCGGGTGGACGCCCTGGAGCAGGCGGCGCGGCGCCCGGAGCCCGGCGAGGCCGCGGAGCTGGCGCGGGAGCTGCAGCGTCTGGGCCCGGCGGTGCAGCAGGCGGCGCGCTGCTGCGAGGCCTCGTGGGCCGCCTCCCTCAACGGCTCGGTGGAGGGCCTGCAGGGCGCGCTGGCCGCCACGGAGCGCGGCTTGGAGCAGCACGAGCGGCTCTTCCACAGCCTCTTCGGGAACTTCCAGGGGCTTGTGGCGGCCAACGTCAGCCTGGACCTGGGGAAGCtgcaggccatgctgagcaggaaagagaagaagcagCGGAAAGGTCTGGAAGCTTCCCGGAGGAGGGACAGGAAGCAAGCGGATGCGCAGGTCCAAGGGCCGGTGCTCTGGGAGGCAG GCTCCCCTGTGGCCTTCTACGCCAGCCTTTCAGAAGGGACTGCTGCCCTGCAGACAGTGAAGTTCAACGCCACTTACGTCAACACTGGCGGCAGCTACTTCGCTGAACACGGCTACTTCCGGGCCCCTGAGCGTGGGGTCTACTTCTTTGCCGTGAGCATTGAATTTGGCCCAGGGCCAGGCGCCGGGCAGCTGGTGTTTGGAGGCCACCATCGGACCCCTGTCTGTACCAGCGCGGAGCAGAGGGACGGGGGCACGGCCACGACCTTCGCTATGGCCGAGCTGCAGAAGGGTGAGAGAGTGTGGTTCGAGGTAACCCAAGGATCGGTAATAAAGAGAAGCCCGTCGGGCACTGCATTTGGGGGTTTCCTGATGTTCAAGACCTGA